Proteins encoded together in one Hevea brasiliensis isolate MT/VB/25A 57/8 chromosome 16, ASM3005281v1, whole genome shotgun sequence window:
- the LOC110666820 gene encoding protein PAL OF QUIRKY translates to MDPPPPSTTKLRLMCSYGGHIVTRLHTKSLYYAGGDTRIITIPTTAANLTLSSLTTHLATVLHISNPFTLKYQLPNHDLDSLISLSTDEDLLIMLDEHHRLSPTPSRIRVFLFPVKPISTQPELTQLNPGSNMGELSGNELRHPKTESWFADVLKSAKIMQKGGVGFGGEGQCEGSNGACSVGEVSVGLCGPESMVLETNSSFGSTSSSVSLSNLPAKGQVEDHGAGSLDNKVKLSTSESFASGNSVATAVSHPQTLTYQDPVASVPATENTNSFTPLESVSKILDPSTGVETQKVVHVSGFPLSLQFDKPQVQFVHTPAPHYLPQNPPGMMPISSYYLMSSPVPQQQMYYQTNQPHPIYVVPVGYPYSFPMQSGLINPATVCSDHPPTHPYPSLNPTQVAYKVAAASPAPELASQVYRMVPTSSSLVNVPHNENHKQAEGLPQINLQAQSMGTASIETTNYSNELDDDPARSQIYKSQPPPPTLPSRHQTMTKATRVL, encoded by the exons ATGGACCCGCCACCACCCTCCACAACTAAACTCCGCCTGATGTGCAGCTATGGAGGGCACATCGTCACACGCCTCCACACCAAGTCTCTCTACTATGCTGGCGGCGATACCCGCATCATAACCATTCCCACCACCGCTGCCAATCTCACTCTTTCCTCTCTCACCACCCACTTAGCTACTGTTCTTCACATCAGCAACCCTTTTACTCTAAAGTACCAGCTTCCCAATCACGACCTTGACTCGCTTATCTCCCTTTCCACAGACGAGGACCTCCTTATTATGCTTGATGAGCACCACCGCCTCTCCCCAACTCCCTCTCGCATCCGGGTTTTCCTCTTCCCTGTGAAACCCATTTCAACTCAGCCTGAATTGACTCAGTTGAATCCCGGTTCTAATATGGGTGAGTTGTCTGGGAACGAACTGAGGCACCCCAAGACGGAGAGTTGGTTTGCTGATGTGTTGAAGAGCGCCAAGATTATGCAGAAGGGAGGGGTGGGGTTTGGAGGGGAGGGGCAGTGTGAGGGTAGTAATGGTGCTTGTAGTGTTGGAGAGGTGAGTGTTGGTCTTTGTGGGCCGGAGTCGATGGTTTTGGAGACGAATTCATCATTCGGTTCGACTTCTTCTTCAGTTTCTCTGTCGAATTTGCCCGCTAAGGGTCAGGTTGAGGATCATGGAGCGGGTTCTCTGGATAACAAGGTCAAGTTGTCCACTTCAGAATCATTTGCAAG TGGCAATAGTGTAGCTACTGCTGTTTCTCATCCACAGACTTTGACTTATCAAGACCCAGTTGCTTCAGTTCCTGCAACGGAGAATACAAATTCTTTCACCCCATTAGAATCTGTGAGTAAAATCCTTGATCCTTCCACTGGGGTTGAGACGCAAAAAGTGGTTCATGTTTCTGGGTTTCCATTGTCTCTCCAATTTGACAAGCCACAAGTACAATTTGTCCATACACCTGCTCCACATTACTTACCGCAGAACCCACCTGGAATGATGCCAATATCTTCTTACTATTTGATGAGTTCTCCAGTCCCTCAGCAGCAGATGTATTATCAGACCAATCAACCACACCCAATATATGTTGTGCCTGTTGGCTATCCTTACAGTTTTCCTATGCAAAGTGGTTTGATTAACCCTGCAACTGTTTGTTCTGATCATCCCCCAACACATCCTTATCCTTCTCTCAACCCTACTCAAGTGGCTTACAAGGTCGCAGCTGCTTCACCTGCACCTGAGTTAGCCTCACAAGTTTACAGAATGGTCCCAACATCAAGTTCACTTGTTAATGTACCCCATAATGAAAATCATAAACAAGCTGAGGGTCTTCCTCAAATCAATCTCCAAGCTCAGTCCATGGGTACTGCTTCCATAGAAACTACTAATTATTCTAATGAACTTGATGATGACCCTGCCCGCTCACAGATATATAAATCTCAGCCTCCACCTCCTACATTGCCTTCCCGCCACCAAACAATGACCAAAGCCACAAGAGTCTTGTAA
- the LOC110666824 gene encoding receptor protein kinase-like protein ZAR1: MLPLLVFFISHCIALASSLNDEGLALLFFKQSLGNSTAGCLDNWNSSDTNPCSWYGVRCKEGRVIFLNIPDKRLYGFLYLDTGRLASLRYLNLKNNYFYGSLPVDLFSATGLTSLVLSGNSFFGPVPVEIGNLKDLRILDLSQNSFNDSVPSSLLQCKKLKQLFLTQNSFTGSLPDGFGTSLVMLQKLDLSFNIFSGLIPSDLGNLSSLQGVLDLSHNLFNGSIPASLGNLPISVYINLSYNNLSGAIPLNDVLLNVGPTAFMGNPLLCGIPLKIVCPAKPEPLLYEPTQIFPRGSSGRGRCFVITIVACTVLGICFISVLFSYWYRKFYVCKGGKRVKESNFEEKSIVRKEMFCFRTDDLESLSENMEQCIFIPLDSQVKFDLEQLLKASAFLLGKSRIGIVYKVVLEKGTTVAVRRLEDGGSQRYRDFQAEVESIGKIRHPNIVSLLAYCWCINEKLLIYDYMPNGELATAIHGRTGLIYFKPLSWSTRLRIMKGVAKGLAFLHEFSPKKYVHGNLKPSNILLGEKMEPRITDFGLNRLAYTAEESLVVNLEHMARGTPQQGSPYALTATNSSPIMSYYEAPEASKSSKPSQKWDVYSYGVILLEMISGKSPVTQTGSSEMGLVQWIQLSTEIKPLCHVLDPFLVHDLEKRDEMIAVLDIALACVHISPDKRPLMRIVSDTLERLASFT, from the exons ATGTTGCCTTTGCTAGTTTTCTTCATATCCCATTGTATTGCACTTGCTAGTTCTTTAAATGATGAAGGCCTTGCTCTTCTATTCTTCAAACAATCCTTAGGGAACTCCACTGCCGGTTGTCTGGATAACTGGAACTCGTCAGACACCAACCCGTGTTCGTGGTATGGAGTTCGATGCAAAGAAGGACGAGTCATTTTTCTCAATATTCCAGATAAAAGACTTTATGGATTCCTATATCTCGACACCGGGAGGCTCGCTTCTCTTCGCTATCTTAATCTCAAGAATAATTACTTTTATGGAAGCTTGCCGGTTGACCTCTTTAGTGCAACAGGGTTAACAAGCTTGGTCCTCTCAGGAAATTCATTTTTCGGGCCAGTTCCTGTCGAGATAGGGAACCTCAAGGACCTGCGGATCCTTGATCTTTCACAGAATTCTTTCAATGATTCAGTACCTTCATCTCTTCTTCAATGTAAGAAATTGAAGCAGCTTTTCCTCACTCAAAATAGCTTCACCGGTTCTCTACCAGATGGGTTCGGAACCAGTTTGGTAATGCTTCAGAAACTTGATCTTTCATTCAATATCTTTAGTGGTTTGATCCCCAGCGACCTAGGCAATTTGTCGAGCTTGCAAGGAGTGCTTGACCTATCTCACAATCTTTTCAATGGTTCAATCCCAGCAAGTCTAGGAAATCTTCCTATATCAGTTTATATCAATCTTTCTTACAACAATCTCAGCGGTGCCATACCACTAAATGATGTTCTACTGAATGTAGGACCAACAGCTTTTATGGGCAACCCTCTCCTCTGTGGGATCCCATTGAAAATTGTGTGCCCTGCAAAACCAGAACCCTTACTATATGAACCTACTCAAATTTTTCCAAGAGGCAGCTCTGGCCGGGGCCGATGTTTTGTGATTACAATTGTTGCCTGTACAGTGTTGGGAATTTGTTTCATCAGTGTGCTGTTCTCCTATTGGTATAGGAAATTCTATGTTTGTAAAGGGGGCAAACGTGTCAAGGAAAGTAATTTTGAAGAGAAATCGATAGTTAGAAAGGAAATGTTCTGCTTCAGAACAGATGACTTGGAGTCTCTATCAGAAAATATGGAGCAATGCATTTTCATACCCTTAGACTCACAGGTTAAATTTGATCTCGAACAACTTCTGAAAGCTTCTGCTTTTCTTCTGGGAAAGAGCAGAATAGGAATTGTCTATAAAGTTGTTCTTGAAAAGGGAACGACTGTAGCAGTTAGAAGACTGGAAGATGGAGGTTCTCAAAGGTACAGGGACTTTCAAGCTGAAGTGGAATCAATTGGAAAGATTAGGCATCCAAACATAGTCAGTCTTCTGGCTTATTGCTGGTGTATCAATGAGAAGCTGCTAATCTATGATTACATGCCCAATGGTGAACTTGCCACAGCAATTCATG GAAGAACAGGATTGATATACTTCAAACCTCTTTCTTGGTCTACTCGTCTTAGAATCATGAAAGGAGTGGCAAAGGGATTGGCTTTTCTACATGAATTCAGCCCCAAAAAGTATGTCCATGGAAATCTAAAGCCTAGCAATATTTTGCTTGGAGAGAAGATGGAACCAAGAATCACTGATTTTGGACTTAATCGTCTAGCTTACACAGCTGAAGAATCACTAGTAGTTAATTTAGAACATATGGCAAGGGGCACACCACAACAAGGGTCTCCATATGCGCTCACAGCAACAAATTCAAGCCCAATTATGTCTTACTATGAAGCTCCTGAGGCCTCAAAATCCTCCAAGCCATCACAGAAGTGGGATGTTTATTCATACGGGGTAATTTTACTGGAGATGATTTCTGGGAAGTCACCAGTTACGCAGACAGGTTCATCAGAAATGGGTCTTGTTCAATGGATTCAGCTTAGCACAGAAATCAAGCCACTCTGTCATGTGTTAGATCCTTTCTTGGTTCATGATTTGGAGAAGAGAGATGAGATGATTGCAGTACTTGACATCGCTCTAGCCTGCGTTCACATCAGCCCTGATAAGAGACCTTTAATGAGGATTGTGAGTGATACTCTGGAAAGATTGGCCTCTTTCACTTGA